The Lathyrus oleraceus cultivar Zhongwan6 chromosome 5, CAAS_Psat_ZW6_1.0, whole genome shotgun sequence genome includes the window TTCCTTCTGAGCTCACAGCATAAAACAAACCGTTTTTGGATACAACATCCATCCATAGGTGATTTTCATTCACACTAAAGAGAAACCAAGAATCGTAGCTTTTTTTACAGAATGCTAACTCACTAGGATTAAGAATGGCCAATGCAGCAAAGTCGTCGCTACGCGAAGGGCTAGACGACAAGACAACTTTGTTAAGGAAACGGTTATTATTATGATCCAAATGCTTTCTAACCAACTCCGGCAAAGTGTAGAGAGAAGGAAGAGAAAGTGTGACTTGTGTTATAGGGTTGAGAAGACGAATCTCAGAGATTTGGTGGAGAATGACGAGCCAGCCAAAAGAAGAACCGCAGATACGAGATAGAGGGAGATTGAGGAGGTGGAGTTTGTTGGCGGTGAGGTCGAAGAAGGAATTGTGAGAAAGCATGAGCCATGGGAGTTGAGGTGGTAGATGGAGAGGGGTTTTGGGAAGAGAGGAATTCCAGGTGCGACATACGCATCGGAATCGGAGATAGTCGGAGTAGATAGTCAACCTTTTGGATATCAATTCAATGATTTCCTGTGGTAATTCAGCTACGCCCATTCTTTTTCCTTCATTTGTTCTACTATTCATCATCATGATGAAGAAAAATTGAATAGGATGATTCTGTTTAGAAACTTGTTCACAAGAGAAATCCTTTATAATGTCTAAACCCTAAATATGATCAGAGAAACCGTTAACATAGGTTAATCTTAATATCTTAatcttaatatatatatatataaattcaAGTTGACAACCCTATT containing:
- the LOC127078538 gene encoding probable F-box protein At1g44080, with protein sequence MGVAELPQEIIELISKRLTIYSDYLRFRCVCRTWNSSLPKTPLHLPPQLPWLMLSHNSFFDLTANKLHLLNLPLSRICGSSFGWLVILHQISEIRLLNPITQVTLSLPSLYTLPELVRKHLDHNNNRFLNKVVLSSSPSRSDDFAALAILNPSELAFCKKSYDSWFLFSVNENHLWMDVVSKNGLFYAVSSEGMIAVCDVEGSKVSIIKTTDSINLWNAIYYAVFSGEDMLLVYRYLLKKNASQTERFRILKMNWNVLKWEEIHSLGENMLFVGQKSCVSFSAADFVGCRRNCIYSVRKDDISIFSLSNNSIELWPHYPLNIDRSLGCPIWITPNPG